The following proteins are encoded in a genomic region of Papaver somniferum cultivar HN1 unplaced genomic scaffold, ASM357369v1 unplaced-scaffold_10, whole genome shotgun sequence:
- the LOC113326752 gene encoding uncharacterized protein LOC113326752 — translation MDLKEQNDLLIDLESGGSEEEAVILIVNNKEQQQEPIASKARNLLDKAWNGIITSSIDVITGGGGEDGKNAVANGDLENGGEVVEKRCLLQGGGGGEDTLSPLLVVKKKEKKSKTKVSAPKPPRPPRGPSLDAADQKLIREISELAMLKRARIERMRAHKKMKASKAASSNSNMYAMIITVMFCLVIIVQGLSSRGSSQLSFQGSPQSAVTMRGGKLISVQYFKNKSAPGTDGPGSASPSLVEQVSGPGADEEGKTRVAG, via the exons ATGGATCTAAAAGAACAAAATGATCTATTGATTGATCTTGAAAGTGGTGGTAGTGAAGAAGAAGCAGTAATACTAATAGTTAATAATAAAGAACAACAGCAAGAACCCATTGCATCGAAAGCAAGGAATTTGTTAGATAAGGCGTGGAATGGTATTATAACTTCTTCAATTGATGTTAtcactggtggtggtggtgaagatgGAAAGAATGCTGTAGCAAATGGTGATTTGGAGAATGGTGGAGAGGTAGTAGAAAAGAGGTGTTTATtacaaggaggaggaggaggagaagatacATTGAGTCCGTTACTGGtggtaaagaaaaaagagaagaaatcgAAGACCAAAGTATCTGCTCCAAAACCACCCAGACCACCTAGAGGACCATCACTGGATGCTGCTGATCAGAAATTGATTAGAGAAATCTCTGAGCTAGCCATGTTGAAGCGGGCAAGAATTGAACGTATGAGagcacataagaagatgaaagccTCAAAAGCTGCATCCTCTAATAGTAACATGTATGCCATGATCATCACTGTTATGTTCTGCCTCGTCATAATTGTCCAAG GATTGTCATCCAGAGGCAGTTCACAGTTAAGCTTCCAAGGATCTCCTCAGTCAGCAGTAACAATGAGAGGAGGAAAATTAATTTCGGTTCAGTATTTCAAGAACAAATCTGCACCAGGGACAGATGGACCTGGCTCTGCATCTCCGAG CCTGGTAGAACAGGTATCTGGACCAGGTGCTGATGAGGAAGGTAAAACTAGAGTTGCAGGATGA